The following are from one region of the Mycolicibacterium diernhoferi genome:
- a CDS encoding FMN-binding glutamate synthase family protein, translating to MSSPTDDRARLGLRESATFDRTTIAAIQRAAETGIYDIRGWGAKRALPHFDDLLFLGASMSRYPLEGYRERCGTDVVLGGRNAKHPLHLDIPVTIAGMSFGALSGPAKEALGRGASEAGTSTTTGDGGMTPEERGQSKHLVYQYLPSRYGMNPDDLRKADAIEVVLGQGAKPGGGGMLLGQKISQRVAGMRTLPEGIDQRSACRHPDWTGPDDLTIKINELREITDWEKPIYVKVGATRTYYDVKLAVHAGADVVVVDGMQGGTAATQEVFIEHVGIPTLAAIPQAVQALQELGVHRNGVQLIVSGGIRNGADVAKALALGADAVAIGTAALIALGDNHPRYEAEYQKLGSAAGFYDDFQDGRDPSGISTQDPELAARFDPVEGGRRLANFLRVLTMEAQTIARACGKAHVTHLEPEDLVAITIEAAAMARVPLAGTNWIPGAGL from the coding sequence ATGAGCTCACCTACTGACGACCGGGCCCGGCTGGGCCTGCGCGAATCGGCGACCTTCGACCGGACCACCATCGCCGCCATCCAGCGGGCCGCCGAAACCGGCATCTACGACATCCGCGGTTGGGGCGCCAAGCGAGCCCTGCCGCACTTCGACGACCTGCTGTTCCTGGGGGCATCGATGTCGCGGTACCCGCTGGAGGGATACCGCGAACGCTGCGGCACCGATGTGGTACTGGGCGGTCGGAACGCCAAACATCCGTTGCACCTGGATATCCCGGTCACGATCGCCGGGATGAGCTTCGGTGCGCTGTCCGGGCCGGCCAAGGAGGCGCTGGGCCGCGGGGCCAGCGAGGCGGGCACCTCGACCACCACCGGTGACGGCGGGATGACGCCGGAGGAGCGTGGCCAGAGCAAGCACCTGGTCTACCAGTACCTGCCGTCGCGCTATGGCATGAACCCCGACGACCTGCGTAAGGCCGATGCCATCGAGGTCGTACTCGGGCAGGGCGCCAAGCCGGGCGGGGGCGGAATGCTGCTGGGGCAGAAGATCTCCCAGCGGGTCGCCGGGATGCGTACGCTGCCCGAGGGCATCGATCAGCGCAGCGCGTGCCGCCATCCGGACTGGACCGGTCCCGATGACCTGACGATCAAGATCAACGAGTTGCGGGAGATCACCGACTGGGAGAAGCCGATCTACGTCAAGGTCGGCGCCACCCGCACCTACTACGACGTGAAGCTGGCGGTGCACGCCGGCGCGGACGTGGTGGTGGTCGACGGCATGCAGGGGGGCACCGCAGCCACCCAGGAGGTCTTCATCGAGCACGTCGGTATCCCGACCCTGGCCGCCATCCCGCAGGCGGTGCAGGCGCTGCAGGAACTGGGCGTGCACCGCAACGGTGTGCAGCTCATCGTGTCCGGCGGGATCCGCAACGGCGCCGATGTCGCCAAGGCGCTGGCACTGGGCGCCGACGCGGTCGCGATCGGTACGGCCGCGCTGATCGCCCTGGGCGACAACCATCCCCGTTACGAGGCCGAGTACCAGAAGCTGGGCAGCGCGGCCGGGTTCTACGACGACTTCCAGGACGGCCGCGACCCCTCCGGGATCAGCACCCAGGATCCGGAGCTGGCGGCACGCTTCGACCCGGTCGAGGGTGGCCGCCGGCTGGCCAACTTCCTGCGGGTGTTGACCATGGAGGCGCAGACCATCGCGCGGGCCTGCGGGAAGGCCCACGTCACGCACCTGGAGCCCGAGGATCTGGTGGCCATCACCATCGAGGCGGCCGCCATGGCCCGGGTGCCGCTGGCCGGTACCAACTGGATACCGGGCGCCGGCCTGTGA